One genomic region from Egicoccus sp. AB-alg6-2 encodes:
- the mca gene encoding mycothiol conjugate amidase Mca, whose amino-acid sequence MNRRILFVHAHPDDESSKGAATAARYVDEGAEVVLVTLTGGEAGEVLNPSAAAVAPEDMGATRARELAAAVAAIGFTRTYGLGYRDSGYHENPEDVPEGSFARTPLDEPARRLAAIVRHERPQVVVTYPEDGGYPHPDHIMCHAVTMRALELAEDPAADLDEDTPGADAAPWRVAKVYASGVFPARRVTALHEAMLAHTGESPFAEWLEKRSDRLAGPDPDALVECGDWFERRDAALLAHVTQIDPDGFWFGVPRDLEREVFPYEGFHVLRSDVEVVRPEADLFAGIEDDDGRAAPDLGHVTERAG is encoded by the coding sequence GTGAACCGCCGCATCCTGTTCGTCCACGCCCATCCCGACGACGAGTCGTCGAAGGGCGCCGCCACTGCCGCGCGCTACGTCGACGAGGGCGCCGAGGTCGTGCTCGTCACCCTGACCGGCGGTGAGGCCGGCGAGGTCCTCAACCCCAGCGCCGCCGCCGTCGCGCCCGAGGACATGGGCGCGACCCGTGCGCGTGAGTTGGCGGCCGCCGTCGCCGCGATCGGGTTCACCCGCACGTACGGGCTCGGCTACCGCGACTCGGGTTACCACGAGAACCCCGAGGACGTCCCCGAGGGCTCGTTCGCCCGCACGCCCCTGGACGAGCCGGCCCGCCGGCTGGCCGCGATCGTGCGCCACGAGCGTCCGCAGGTGGTGGTGACCTACCCCGAGGACGGCGGCTATCCGCACCCGGACCACATCATGTGCCACGCGGTCACCATGCGCGCCCTCGAGCTGGCCGAGGACCCCGCCGCCGACCTCGACGAGGACACGCCGGGCGCCGACGCCGCGCCCTGGCGGGTCGCGAAGGTCTACGCCAGCGGGGTCTTCCCGGCCCGCCGGGTGACCGCCCTGCACGAGGCGATGCTGGCGCACACCGGCGAGAGCCCGTTCGCCGAATGGCTCGAGAAGCGCTCCGACCGGCTCGCCGGCCCCGACCCCGACGCGCTGGTGGAATGCGGCGACTGGTTCGAGCGTCGCGACGCGGCCCTGCTGGCCCACGTGACCCAGATCGATCCGGACGGGTTCTGGTTCGGGGTCCCCCGCGACCTCGAACGCGAGGTGTTTCCCTACGAGGGCTTCCACGTGCTCCGCAGCGATGTCGAGGTCGTGCGTCCCGAGGCGGACCTGTTCGCCGGCATCGAGGACGACGACGGCCGGGCGGCCCCCGACCTCGGGCACGTGACCGAGCGCGCGGGCTGA
- a CDS encoding molybdopterin-dependent oxidoreductase encodes MTADTTAPVRRPPDHPAPAPRWLGAVSGALAATAALGAGELTAALSSRWPSPVVAIADRVVVLSPTPVTAWAIRTFGTLDKPLLVGAIVVVLAAAAAGLGMRARRRPLLAAAGVAGLGGVAVLAGLLAPEVGPSAALPGVVATVVGVLALLTLAAGLARYRPPLDERPGPAADREEAADRGAADGGRRRFLLLAATVGAGAVAMGTASRFLLARFEVDAAREALALPRPTERRDLPAPADASLDVDGLSPLFTPNDAFYRIDTAFSVPRIDPRTHQLRVTGMVDRPLTVDYQDLLARDLIELPITLSCVSNEIGGDLVGNAVWLGFPLRDLLDEAGVSADADQVVGRAVDGFTAGFPVAAAYDRDALVVVGMNGAPLPPEHGFPLRLVTPGLYGYVSATKWLAEIELTRFDRFDAYWIPRGWAAEGPVKTMSRIDVPAGLDELRPGTVAVAGVAWAPTRGVERVEVQIDDGPWQPAELAAPVNDLTWRQWVLRWDATPGRHRIRCRATDGTGATQPEERVPVRPDGATGWHTITVTVDG; translated from the coding sequence ATGACCGCCGACACCACCGCGCCCGTCCGGCGACCGCCGGATCACCCCGCTCCCGCACCCCGGTGGCTGGGGGCGGTCAGCGGCGCGCTGGCGGCGACGGCGGCGCTCGGCGCGGGGGAGCTGACCGCGGCACTGTCGTCGCGCTGGCCGTCGCCGGTGGTGGCGATCGCCGACCGTGTCGTGGTGTTGTCGCCGACGCCGGTGACCGCGTGGGCGATCCGCACGTTCGGCACGCTCGACAAGCCGCTGCTCGTCGGCGCCATCGTGGTGGTGTTGGCGGCCGCGGCCGCGGGGCTCGGCATGCGGGCGCGGCGGCGTCCACTGCTGGCCGCCGCCGGCGTCGCGGGGCTGGGTGGCGTGGCGGTGCTCGCCGGCCTGCTCGCGCCCGAGGTCGGGCCGTCGGCGGCCCTGCCCGGGGTCGTCGCGACCGTCGTCGGCGTCCTCGCCCTGCTCACGCTGGCGGCCGGGCTCGCCCGCTACCGGCCTCCGCTCGACGAGCGCCCGGGTCCGGCGGCCGATCGCGAGGAGGCGGCCGATCGCGGCGCGGCGGACGGCGGGCGTCGCCGGTTCCTGCTGCTGGCCGCGACCGTCGGCGCCGGTGCCGTGGCGATGGGCACCGCCTCGCGGTTCCTGCTCGCACGCTTCGAGGTCGATGCCGCCCGTGAGGCGCTTGCCCTGCCCCGGCCCACCGAGCGCCGTGACCTGCCTGCGCCGGCGGACGCGTCCCTCGACGTCGACGGGCTCAGCCCGCTGTTCACGCCGAACGACGCGTTCTACCGCATCGACACCGCCTTCTCGGTCCCGCGGATCGACCCCCGGACCCACCAGCTGCGCGTCACCGGCATGGTCGATCGACCGCTCACGGTCGACTACCAGGACCTGCTCGCGCGCGACCTCATCGAGCTGCCGATCACGCTGTCCTGCGTCAGCAACGAGATCGGCGGCGACCTGGTCGGCAACGCTGTCTGGCTCGGCTTTCCCCTACGCGACCTCCTCGACGAAGCCGGCGTCTCGGCGGACGCGGACCAGGTCGTCGGCCGCGCCGTCGACGGCTTCACGGCCGGGTTCCCGGTCGCCGCCGCCTACGACCGCGACGCCCTCGTCGTCGTCGGCATGAACGGCGCCCCCCTGCCACCCGAGCACGGCTTCCCGCTGCGCCTCGTCACCCCCGGGCTGTACGGCTACGTCAGCGCCACCAAGTGGCTGGCCGAGATCGAGCTGACCCGCTTCGACCGGTTCGACGCCTACTGGATCCCCCGCGGCTGGGCCGCGGAGGGGCCGGTGAAGACGATGTCGAGGATCGACGTGCCGGCAGGGCTCGACGAGCTGCGGCCGGGCACCGTCGCGGTCGCGGGCGTCGCCTGGGCCCCGACCCGGGGCGTCGAGCGGGTCGAGGTGCAGATCGACGACGGGCCGTGGCAGCCGGCCGAGCTCGCCGCCCCGGTCAACGACCTCACCTGGCGCCAGTGGGTGCTGCGGTGGGACGCCACGCCGGGGCGGCACCGCATCCGCTGTCGCGCCACCGACGGCACCGGCGCCACCCAGCCCGAGGAGCGGGTGCCCGTCCGGCCCGACGGCGCCACCGGCTGGCACACCATCACGGTCACCGTCGACGGCTGA
- a CDS encoding glutamate--cysteine ligase produces MGRDIDEVRFTREDRQRYREKVKRDVEVLRRMLEVGAFETERKLMGVEVEFYVVDTDGTPMMINAELLERLESEDFQTELAQFNIEFNLAPHKLVGTVFREIEEELETSFLHAHRRAQELDAHVVMIGIMPTLTDLDITIQNLSASPRYHLLNEQVLAARGEDLQVEIEGPEKLMTRVSSITMEAAATSVQLHLQVSPEGFPTAWNAAQAAAAAQVAVGANSPFLLGKELWRETRIALFEQSIDTRTEELAAQGVRPRVWFGEKWIGSLLELFDENVRYFPSLLPLLDDEEPEAVLEAGGIPHLPELVLHNGTVYRWNRPVYAVARGKPHLRVENRVLPAGPSVVDTVANAAFYYGLVRALAELDPPIERQLSFAAACDNFFAAAKHGIESELFWPGVGTVPASELVLRTLLPLAHQGLDRWQVDRRDRDHYLGIIEQRCLRRVTGAGWQVRTVRRLLDEGLSRPDAIIEMTRRYMAGMRSNEPVHTWQ; encoded by the coding sequence ATGGGTCGCGACATCGACGAGGTGCGGTTCACGCGCGAGGACCGTCAGCGCTACCGCGAGAAGGTGAAGCGTGACGTCGAGGTGTTGCGCCGCATGCTCGAGGTCGGCGCCTTCGAGACCGAACGCAAGCTCATGGGCGTCGAGGTGGAGTTCTACGTCGTCGACACCGACGGCACCCCGATGATGATCAACGCCGAACTGCTCGAGCGGCTCGAGTCCGAGGACTTCCAGACCGAGCTCGCGCAGTTCAACATCGAGTTCAACCTCGCGCCGCACAAGCTGGTCGGCACCGTGTTCCGCGAGATCGAGGAGGAGCTCGAGACCTCGTTCCTGCACGCCCACCGGCGGGCCCAGGAGCTCGACGCCCACGTCGTGATGATCGGCATCATGCCCACGCTGACCGACCTGGACATCACGATCCAGAACCTGTCGGCGAGCCCGCGCTACCACCTGCTCAACGAACAGGTGCTCGCGGCCCGTGGCGAGGACCTGCAGGTCGAGATCGAGGGCCCCGAGAAGCTGATGACGCGGGTCAGCTCCATCACGATGGAGGCTGCGGCCACCTCGGTCCAGCTGCACCTGCAGGTGTCGCCGGAAGGGTTTCCGACGGCCTGGAACGCCGCCCAGGCTGCCGCGGCCGCCCAGGTCGCGGTCGGCGCCAACTCCCCGTTCCTGCTCGGGAAGGAACTGTGGCGCGAGACCCGGATCGCGCTGTTCGAGCAGTCGATCGACACCCGCACCGAGGAGCTGGCCGCCCAGGGGGTGCGCCCGCGGGTGTGGTTCGGGGAGAAGTGGATCGGGTCGCTGCTGGAGTTGTTCGACGAGAACGTGCGCTACTTCCCGTCCCTGCTGCCCCTGCTCGACGACGAGGAGCCCGAGGCGGTGCTCGAGGCCGGCGGGATCCCGCACCTGCCCGAGCTGGTGCTGCACAACGGCACCGTGTACCGCTGGAACCGCCCGGTCTACGCCGTCGCGCGCGGCAAGCCGCACCTGCGGGTCGAGAACCGGGTGCTGCCGGCCGGTCCGTCGGTGGTCGACACCGTCGCCAACGCCGCGTTCTACTACGGCCTGGTCCGCGCCCTGGCCGAACTCGACCCGCCGATCGAGCGTCAGCTGTCCTTCGCGGCCGCCTGCGACAACTTCTTCGCCGCCGCCAAGCACGGCATCGAGTCCGAGCTGTTCTGGCCCGGCGTCGGCACCGTGCCCGCCAGCGAGCTGGTGCTGCGCACGCTGCTGCCGCTCGCCCACCAGGGTCTGGACCGCTGGCAGGTCGACCGGCGCGACCGCGACCACTACCTCGGCATCATCGAACAGCGCTGCCTGCGCCGGGTGACCGGGGCGGGCTGGCAGGTGCGCACCGTCCGACGGCTGCTCGACGAGGGGCTGAGCCGGCCGGACGCGATCATCGAGATGACGCGGCGCTACATGGCCGGCATGCGCAGCAACGAGCCGGTGCACACCTGGCAGTGA
- a CDS encoding GNAT family N-acetyltransferase, whose translation MELRPLVDGDLGDVLALNQSEVPNVGPLTSDGLVALVARCDLALVASDEDGIAGMLLALAPGTDYGSPNYRFFEQRGTDHLYVDRVAVAARARRRGLASALYDQVERHARASGRAEVTCEVNVQPPNDASLRFHAARGFVEVGQQQVGDHRVSLLAKPLR comes from the coding sequence ATGGAGTTGCGCCCGCTCGTCGACGGCGACCTCGGGGACGTCCTGGCGCTCAACCAGTCCGAGGTGCCAAACGTCGGCCCGCTGACCTCGGACGGACTGGTCGCGCTCGTCGCGCGCTGCGACCTCGCTCTGGTCGCCAGCGATGAGGATGGGATCGCCGGCATGCTGCTCGCCCTGGCGCCCGGCACGGACTACGGCAGCCCCAACTACCGCTTCTTCGAGCAGCGGGGCACCGACCACCTCTACGTCGACCGCGTCGCCGTCGCGGCTCGTGCGCGTCGTCGTGGCCTGGCGTCCGCCCTCTACGACCAGGTCGAGCGCCACGCCCGCGCGTCGGGGCGCGCCGAGGTGACCTGCGAGGTCAACGTGCAACCGCCCAACGACGCGTCCCTGCGTTTTCACGCCGCGCGCGGGTTCGTCGAGGTGGGTCAGCAGCAGGTCGGCGACCACCGCGTGAGCCTGCTCGCCAAGCCCTTGCGCTGA
- a CDS encoding diguanylate cyclase, whose amino-acid sequence MSLTRTPRRARQDRGLVGDLRVTFHLVMAGVVAVIVAMSVLAGVLLFELHPDLRHDTEVTRSMRVAHDGMVAQESGYSGWLATGDADYLLLAEQGHATVEATSNELADLLGREPSIDRAILDLRLAQQAWIDQWVARVRALPSPPSDEAVRQRLLDDGAALFLRYRDVHLRAIDVAVGERDAALELERRALVTGFAAALALAGLVALLARRSSRRLAAAVAGPIDELLDGMERLAAGHAPGVSGIDGPSELRALGQGLENASMRLHQDRAALLLAQDRTERSAMILRSILDVAREIAGSLNVRYVAETLAEAANRIAGVNRVVVWLSDGSALIALHDSSRHRGAAPQLAPITIGDGGVGLAARDARPALVSGDHPGWAFPLVVGGRVVGVLELTDAASDDIEELIEPLETLAIHGGAALEAARLHHQSQELAQVDALTQLLNRRRLDADLQVELERSKRYGRPLAFVMLDIDHFKQLNDNYGHLHGDEVLRMVAESLVEMVRGSDTVYRYGGEEFAVLVREGGEEDAALLAERLRVGLERVFAGSQGFAKVTASFGVAAVPLEGCAAEALVGTADRALYAAKRGGRNRVEVGRIGTATDADATVPMVGATAP is encoded by the coding sequence ATGTCTCTCACCCGCACCCCCCGGCGCGCCCGCCAGGACCGCGGGCTGGTCGGCGACCTCCGCGTCACCTTCCACCTCGTGATGGCGGGGGTGGTCGCCGTGATCGTCGCGATGAGCGTGCTCGCCGGCGTGCTGCTGTTCGAACTGCACCCCGACCTGCGGCACGACACCGAGGTCACGCGCAGCATGCGTGTGGCGCACGACGGCATGGTCGCCCAGGAGTCGGGCTACTCGGGCTGGCTGGCCACGGGTGACGCCGACTACCTCCTGCTCGCCGAGCAGGGACATGCCACCGTCGAGGCGACGTCGAACGAGCTGGCCGACCTGCTCGGCCGCGAGCCCAGCATCGACCGCGCCATCCTGGACCTGCGGCTGGCACAGCAGGCGTGGATCGATCAGTGGGTCGCACGGGTGCGCGCCCTGCCCAGCCCGCCCTCCGACGAGGCCGTGCGTCAACGACTGCTGGACGACGGGGCCGCGCTGTTCCTGCGCTACCGGGACGTGCACCTGCGCGCCATCGATGTCGCCGTCGGCGAGCGTGACGCCGCCCTCGAACTGGAACGCCGTGCCCTGGTGACCGGCTTCGCCGCGGCCCTGGCCCTCGCCGGACTGGTCGCGTTGCTGGCCCGCCGATCGAGTCGCCGGCTCGCGGCCGCCGTCGCCGGCCCGATCGACGAACTGCTCGACGGCATGGAGCGGCTCGCCGCCGGACACGCGCCGGGCGTCAGCGGGATCGACGGGCCTTCGGAGCTGCGCGCCCTCGGACAGGGCCTCGAGAACGCCAGCATGCGCCTGCACCAGGATCGCGCCGCACTGTTGCTGGCCCAGGACCGAACCGAACGCTCCGCCATGATCCTGCGGTCCATCCTCGACGTCGCCCGCGAGATCGCCGGCAGCCTCAACGTGCGCTACGTCGCCGAGACCCTGGCCGAAGCGGCCAACCGGATCGCGGGCGTCAACCGGGTCGTGGTGTGGCTCAGCGACGGCTCGGCGCTCATCGCCCTGCACGACTCGTCGCGCCACCGCGGCGCGGCGCCCCAACTGGCGCCCATCACCATCGGCGACGGCGGTGTCGGCCTGGCCGCCCGCGACGCGCGTCCCGCACTGGTCAGCGGCGACCACCCCGGCTGGGCCTTCCCGCTCGTGGTCGGCGGCCGCGTCGTCGGCGTGCTCGAACTCACCGACGCGGCCAGCGACGACATCGAGGAGCTGATCGAGCCGCTCGAGACGCTGGCGATCCACGGCGGCGCCGCCCTCGAAGCCGCACGGCTGCACCACCAGTCGCAGGAGCTGGCCCAGGTCGACGCGCTGACGCAGCTGCTCAACCGGCGTCGGCTGGACGCCGACCTGCAGGTCGAGCTCGAACGCTCGAAGCGCTACGGCCGGCCGCTCGCGTTCGTGATGCTCGACATCGACCACTTCAAGCAGCTCAACGACAACTACGGCCACCTGCACGGCGACGAGGTCCTGCGCATGGTCGCCGAGTCGCTGGTCGAGATGGTCCGCGGCAGCGACACCGTCTACCGCTACGGCGGCGAGGAGTTCGCGGTGCTGGTCCGCGAGGGGGGCGAGGAGGACGCCGCCCTGCTCGCCGAGCGTCTGCGCGTCGGCCTCGAGCGCGTCTTCGCCGGCAGCCAGGGCTTCGCCAAGGTCACCGCGTCGTTCGGTGTCGCCGCCGTCCCCCTCGAGGGGTGCGCGGCCGAGGCGCTGGTCGGGACGGCCGACCGCGCCCTGTACGCCGCCAAACGGGGTGGCCGCAACCGTGTCGAGGTGGGCCGCATCGGCACGGCCACCGACGCCGACGCGACCGTCCCCATGGTCGGTGCCACCGCCCCCTGA